In Archocentrus centrarchus isolate MPI-CPG fArcCen1 chromosome 1, fArcCen1, whole genome shotgun sequence, the following proteins share a genomic window:
- the LOC115789547 gene encoding serum response factor-like isoform X1, with protein sequence MLAGSRPEINSRTGPGRMGSMNKAGPVPDTAQETEGGPLEDRDYSTEVVFSGSDQDSDSGEDEDTVGAGGDRRGVKRERSEREVGHQAAQSSGGLSGAYGGVRPGAAGVKPGKKTRGRVKIKMEFIDNKLRRYTTFSKRKTGIMKKAYELSTLTGTQVLLLVASETGHVYTFATRKLQPMITSETGKALIQTCLNSPDSPPRSDPSSDQRMSATGFEETDLTYQVSEADGCSEGAKDMIKPAFSLPGSTSSSSSTSSTSSSASLQVQTSAPSWQPPSTTTNGTLLKTSAGVVLPGGFTLMSGASLPPGTHTIPLSQLQGQPVAIQGPVAPGPTPTLHAPSTQSATLLRLPATMSLSGPGISQQLQTIQVQTSSQQAGSNQSISDIHSPASSTASLPVSIVSSPSSSSSSVAGHMMYPGSHTVMYAASSPSLGDGSLTVLNTFPPAGHAQSHDPATVPQVFLTSLPPVAAQIPVSAVQLHPMVISQQSSNNLTELQVVSLDVHQSKDD encoded by the exons ATGCTGGCAGGCAGCAGGCCCGAAATCAACTCCAGAACCGGCCCGGGTCGGATGGGCAGCATGAACAAAGCCGGACCGGTACCGGACACAGCCCAAGAGACCGAGGGGGGGCCACTGGAAGACCGCGACTACAGCACCGAGGTGGTGTTCAGTGGCTCCGATCAGGACTCGGACTCTGGGGAGGACGAAGACACGGTGGGGGCGGGCGGGGACCGGAGGGGCGTGAAGCGGGAGAGGAGCGAGCGGGAGGTCGGGCATCAGGCGGCGCAGAGCTCCGGAGGCCTTAGCGGGGCGTACGGCGGAGTGAGGCCCGGGGCGGCAGGGGTGAAGCCCGGCAAGAAGACCCGAGGCAGGGTGAAGATCAAGATGGAGTTCATAGACAACAAACTGAGGAGGTACACCACGTTCAGCAAGAGGAAGACCGGCATCATGAAGAAG GCGTACGAGCTGTCCACACTTACAGGTACGCAGGTGTTGCTGCTGGTTGCCAGCGAAACAGGCCATGTGTACACCTTTGCTACCAGGAAGCTGCAGCCGATGATCACGTCAGAGACGGGGAAGGCTCTGATCCAGACCTGCCTGAACTCACCTGATTCGCCGCCGCGCTCCGACCCCTCCTCTGACCAGAGGATGAGTGCCACGGGCTTTGAGGAGACTGACCTCACCTACCAGGTGTCAGAAGCTGACGGCTGTTCAGAAGGTGCCAAG GATATGATCAAACCGGCCTTCAGCCTGCCtggctccacctcctcctcctcttctacaTCCTCCACTTCATCCTCAGCGTCCCTGCAGGTGCAGACAAGCGCCCCCTCCTGGCAGCCACCATCCACAACCACCAATGGGACACTGCTGAAGACATCAGCCGGGGTCGTGCTTCCTGGAGGCTTCACCTTGATGTCAG GTGCCTCGCTTCCCCCTGGTACACACACCATCCCTCTCAGCCAGCTGCAGGGCCAGCCTGTGGCCATCCAGGGCCCCGTGGCCCCAGGCCCCACCCCCACACTGCACGCTCCATCCACACAATCGGCCACGCTGCTGCGGCTTCCCGCCACCATGTCACTGTCAG GACCTGGAATCTCTCAGCAACTCCAGACAATCCAGGTACAGACCAGCAGCCAGCAGGCTGGCTCCAATCAGAGCATCTCTGACATCCACAGCCCCGCCTCCTCCACAG cgAGTCTTCCTGTCTCCATAGTCTCCTCCccttcctcatcctcttcctcagtAGCAGGTCACATGATGTACCCTGGCAGTCACACGGTGATGTATGCCGCATCATCGCCCTCGCTGGGCGATGGCAGCCTCACCGTCCTCAACACCTTCCCTCCAGCAGGCCACGCCCAGTCACATGACCCAG ccaCCGTCCCACAGGTCTTCctcacctccctccctccagTTGCCGCCCAGATCCCAGTTTCTGCAGTGCAGCTGCACCCG atgGTCATCAGTCAGCAGAGCAGCAACAACCTGACAGAGCTGCAGGTTGTCAGTCTGGACGTCCACCAATCAAAAGACGACTGA
- the LOC115789547 gene encoding serum response factor-like isoform X4, giving the protein MLAGSRPEINSRTGPGRMGSMNKAGPVPDTAQETEGGPLEDRDYSTEVVFSGSDQDSDSGEDEDTVGAGGDRRGVKRERSEREVGHQAAQSSGGLSGAYGGVRPGAAGVKPGKKTRGRVKIKMEFIDNKLRRYTTFSKRKTGIMKKAYELSTLTGTQVLLLVASETGHVYTFATRKLQPMITSETGKALIQTCLNSPDSPPRSDPSSDQRMSATGFEETDLTYQVSEADGCSEGAKDMIKPAFSLPGSTSSSSSTSSTSSSASLQVQTSAPSWQPPSTTTNGTLLKTSAGVVLPGGFTLMSGPGISQQLQTIQVQTSSQQAGSNQSISDIHSPASSTASLPVSIVSSPSSSSSSVAGHMMYPGSHTVMYAASSPSLGDGSLTVLNTFPPAGHAQSHDPATVPQVFLTSLPPVAAQIPVSAVQLHPMVISQQSSNNLTELQVVSLDVHQSKDD; this is encoded by the exons ATGCTGGCAGGCAGCAGGCCCGAAATCAACTCCAGAACCGGCCCGGGTCGGATGGGCAGCATGAACAAAGCCGGACCGGTACCGGACACAGCCCAAGAGACCGAGGGGGGGCCACTGGAAGACCGCGACTACAGCACCGAGGTGGTGTTCAGTGGCTCCGATCAGGACTCGGACTCTGGGGAGGACGAAGACACGGTGGGGGCGGGCGGGGACCGGAGGGGCGTGAAGCGGGAGAGGAGCGAGCGGGAGGTCGGGCATCAGGCGGCGCAGAGCTCCGGAGGCCTTAGCGGGGCGTACGGCGGAGTGAGGCCCGGGGCGGCAGGGGTGAAGCCCGGCAAGAAGACCCGAGGCAGGGTGAAGATCAAGATGGAGTTCATAGACAACAAACTGAGGAGGTACACCACGTTCAGCAAGAGGAAGACCGGCATCATGAAGAAG GCGTACGAGCTGTCCACACTTACAGGTACGCAGGTGTTGCTGCTGGTTGCCAGCGAAACAGGCCATGTGTACACCTTTGCTACCAGGAAGCTGCAGCCGATGATCACGTCAGAGACGGGGAAGGCTCTGATCCAGACCTGCCTGAACTCACCTGATTCGCCGCCGCGCTCCGACCCCTCCTCTGACCAGAGGATGAGTGCCACGGGCTTTGAGGAGACTGACCTCACCTACCAGGTGTCAGAAGCTGACGGCTGTTCAGAAGGTGCCAAG GATATGATCAAACCGGCCTTCAGCCTGCCtggctccacctcctcctcctcttctacaTCCTCCACTTCATCCTCAGCGTCCCTGCAGGTGCAGACAAGCGCCCCCTCCTGGCAGCCACCATCCACAACCACCAATGGGACACTGCTGAAGACATCAGCCGGGGTCGTGCTTCCTGGAGGCTTCACCTTGATGTCAG GACCTGGAATCTCTCAGCAACTCCAGACAATCCAGGTACAGACCAGCAGCCAGCAGGCTGGCTCCAATCAGAGCATCTCTGACATCCACAGCCCCGCCTCCTCCACAG cgAGTCTTCCTGTCTCCATAGTCTCCTCCccttcctcatcctcttcctcagtAGCAGGTCACATGATGTACCCTGGCAGTCACACGGTGATGTATGCCGCATCATCGCCCTCGCTGGGCGATGGCAGCCTCACCGTCCTCAACACCTTCCCTCCAGCAGGCCACGCCCAGTCACATGACCCAG ccaCCGTCCCACAGGTCTTCctcacctccctccctccagTTGCCGCCCAGATCCCAGTTTCTGCAGTGCAGCTGCACCCG atgGTCATCAGTCAGCAGAGCAGCAACAACCTGACAGAGCTGCAGGTTGTCAGTCTGGACGTCCACCAATCAAAAGACGACTGA
- the LOC115789547 gene encoding serum response factor-like isoform X3, whose product MLAGSRPEINSRTGPGRMGSMNKAGPVPDTAQETEGGPLEDRDYSTEVVFSGSDQDSDSGEDEDTVGAGGDRRGVKRERSEREVGHQAAQSSGGLSGAYGGVRPGAAGVKPGKKTRGRVKIKMEFIDNKLRRYTTFSKRKTGIMKKAYELSTLTGTQVLLLVASETGHVYTFATRKLQPMITSETGKALIQTCLNSPDSPPRSDPSSDQRMSATGFEETDLTYQVSEADGCSEGAKDMIKPAFSLPGSTSSSSSTSSTSSSASLQVQTSAPSWQPPSTTTNGTLLKTSAGVVLPGGFTLMSGASLPPGTHTIPLSQLQGQPVAIQGPVAPGPTPTLHAPSTQSATLLRLPATMSLSGPGISQQLQTIQVQTSSQQAGSNQSISDIHSPASSTVAGHMMYPGSHTVMYAASSPSLGDGSLTVLNTFPPAGHAQSHDPATVPQVFLTSLPPVAAQIPVSAVQLHPMVISQQSSNNLTELQVVSLDVHQSKDD is encoded by the exons ATGCTGGCAGGCAGCAGGCCCGAAATCAACTCCAGAACCGGCCCGGGTCGGATGGGCAGCATGAACAAAGCCGGACCGGTACCGGACACAGCCCAAGAGACCGAGGGGGGGCCACTGGAAGACCGCGACTACAGCACCGAGGTGGTGTTCAGTGGCTCCGATCAGGACTCGGACTCTGGGGAGGACGAAGACACGGTGGGGGCGGGCGGGGACCGGAGGGGCGTGAAGCGGGAGAGGAGCGAGCGGGAGGTCGGGCATCAGGCGGCGCAGAGCTCCGGAGGCCTTAGCGGGGCGTACGGCGGAGTGAGGCCCGGGGCGGCAGGGGTGAAGCCCGGCAAGAAGACCCGAGGCAGGGTGAAGATCAAGATGGAGTTCATAGACAACAAACTGAGGAGGTACACCACGTTCAGCAAGAGGAAGACCGGCATCATGAAGAAG GCGTACGAGCTGTCCACACTTACAGGTACGCAGGTGTTGCTGCTGGTTGCCAGCGAAACAGGCCATGTGTACACCTTTGCTACCAGGAAGCTGCAGCCGATGATCACGTCAGAGACGGGGAAGGCTCTGATCCAGACCTGCCTGAACTCACCTGATTCGCCGCCGCGCTCCGACCCCTCCTCTGACCAGAGGATGAGTGCCACGGGCTTTGAGGAGACTGACCTCACCTACCAGGTGTCAGAAGCTGACGGCTGTTCAGAAGGTGCCAAG GATATGATCAAACCGGCCTTCAGCCTGCCtggctccacctcctcctcctcttctacaTCCTCCACTTCATCCTCAGCGTCCCTGCAGGTGCAGACAAGCGCCCCCTCCTGGCAGCCACCATCCACAACCACCAATGGGACACTGCTGAAGACATCAGCCGGGGTCGTGCTTCCTGGAGGCTTCACCTTGATGTCAG GTGCCTCGCTTCCCCCTGGTACACACACCATCCCTCTCAGCCAGCTGCAGGGCCAGCCTGTGGCCATCCAGGGCCCCGTGGCCCCAGGCCCCACCCCCACACTGCACGCTCCATCCACACAATCGGCCACGCTGCTGCGGCTTCCCGCCACCATGTCACTGTCAG GACCTGGAATCTCTCAGCAACTCCAGACAATCCAGGTACAGACCAGCAGCCAGCAGGCTGGCTCCAATCAGAGCATCTCTGACATCCACAGCCCCGCCTCCTCCACAG tAGCAGGTCACATGATGTACCCTGGCAGTCACACGGTGATGTATGCCGCATCATCGCCCTCGCTGGGCGATGGCAGCCTCACCGTCCTCAACACCTTCCCTCCAGCAGGCCACGCCCAGTCACATGACCCAG ccaCCGTCCCACAGGTCTTCctcacctccctccctccagTTGCCGCCCAGATCCCAGTTTCTGCAGTGCAGCTGCACCCG atgGTCATCAGTCAGCAGAGCAGCAACAACCTGACAGAGCTGCAGGTTGTCAGTCTGGACGTCCACCAATCAAAAGACGACTGA
- the LOC115789547 gene encoding serum response factor-like isoform X2, whose amino-acid sequence MLAGSRPEINSRTGPGRMGSMNKAGPVPDTAQETEGGPLEDRDYSTEVVFSGSDQDSDSGEDEDTVGAGGDRRGVKRERSEREVGHQAAQSSGGLSGAYGGVRPGAAGVKPGKKTRGRVKIKMEFIDNKLRRYTTFSKRKTGIMKKAYELSTLTGTQVLLLVASETGHVYTFATRKLQPMITSETGKALIQTCLNSPDSPPRSDPSSDQRMSATGFEETDLTYQVSEADGCSEGAKDMIKPAFSLPGSTSSSSSTSSTSSSASLQVQTSAPSWQPPSTTTNGTLLKTSAGVVLPGGFTLMSGASLPPGTHTIPLSQLQGQPVAIQGPVAPGPTPTLHAPSTQSATLLRLPATMSLSGPGISQQLQTIQVQTSSQQAGSNQSISDIHSPASSTGMKTTPPSVTVAGHMMYPGSHTVMYAASSPSLGDGSLTVLNTFPPAGHAQSHDPATVPQVFLTSLPPVAAQIPVSAVQLHPMVISQQSSNNLTELQVVSLDVHQSKDD is encoded by the exons ATGCTGGCAGGCAGCAGGCCCGAAATCAACTCCAGAACCGGCCCGGGTCGGATGGGCAGCATGAACAAAGCCGGACCGGTACCGGACACAGCCCAAGAGACCGAGGGGGGGCCACTGGAAGACCGCGACTACAGCACCGAGGTGGTGTTCAGTGGCTCCGATCAGGACTCGGACTCTGGGGAGGACGAAGACACGGTGGGGGCGGGCGGGGACCGGAGGGGCGTGAAGCGGGAGAGGAGCGAGCGGGAGGTCGGGCATCAGGCGGCGCAGAGCTCCGGAGGCCTTAGCGGGGCGTACGGCGGAGTGAGGCCCGGGGCGGCAGGGGTGAAGCCCGGCAAGAAGACCCGAGGCAGGGTGAAGATCAAGATGGAGTTCATAGACAACAAACTGAGGAGGTACACCACGTTCAGCAAGAGGAAGACCGGCATCATGAAGAAG GCGTACGAGCTGTCCACACTTACAGGTACGCAGGTGTTGCTGCTGGTTGCCAGCGAAACAGGCCATGTGTACACCTTTGCTACCAGGAAGCTGCAGCCGATGATCACGTCAGAGACGGGGAAGGCTCTGATCCAGACCTGCCTGAACTCACCTGATTCGCCGCCGCGCTCCGACCCCTCCTCTGACCAGAGGATGAGTGCCACGGGCTTTGAGGAGACTGACCTCACCTACCAGGTGTCAGAAGCTGACGGCTGTTCAGAAGGTGCCAAG GATATGATCAAACCGGCCTTCAGCCTGCCtggctccacctcctcctcctcttctacaTCCTCCACTTCATCCTCAGCGTCCCTGCAGGTGCAGACAAGCGCCCCCTCCTGGCAGCCACCATCCACAACCACCAATGGGACACTGCTGAAGACATCAGCCGGGGTCGTGCTTCCTGGAGGCTTCACCTTGATGTCAG GTGCCTCGCTTCCCCCTGGTACACACACCATCCCTCTCAGCCAGCTGCAGGGCCAGCCTGTGGCCATCCAGGGCCCCGTGGCCCCAGGCCCCACCCCCACACTGCACGCTCCATCCACACAATCGGCCACGCTGCTGCGGCTTCCCGCCACCATGTCACTGTCAG GACCTGGAATCTCTCAGCAACTCCAGACAATCCAGGTACAGACCAGCAGCCAGCAGGCTGGCTCCAATCAGAGCATCTCTGACATCCACAGCCCCGCCTCCTCCACAGGTATGAAGACAACCCCACCTTCTGTAACAG tAGCAGGTCACATGATGTACCCTGGCAGTCACACGGTGATGTATGCCGCATCATCGCCCTCGCTGGGCGATGGCAGCCTCACCGTCCTCAACACCTTCCCTCCAGCAGGCCACGCCCAGTCACATGACCCAG ccaCCGTCCCACAGGTCTTCctcacctccctccctccagTTGCCGCCCAGATCCCAGTTTCTGCAGTGCAGCTGCACCCG atgGTCATCAGTCAGCAGAGCAGCAACAACCTGACAGAGCTGCAGGTTGTCAGTCTGGACGTCCACCAATCAAAAGACGACTGA